A stretch of DNA from Nitrososphaerota archaeon:
AATCTGTAACCGTAAAATAAAAGAAATGTAGAGGTTTATGACCTGACCTCTACAACCATAGGCTCTTCAAGTTCTTGAACTATTGGCAGTACTTCTTTCCGCTTTGCCCTAGCTGCCAGTATTTCCTTGATTTCAACTTCATCCCAGCAGTCACACATGGCCTCTATAATACGGGGTTTGAATAAAAGCCTTTGTGAAGAAAATCAGTTTCTGATAACCTATAGGTCGGGACATATTCGGTCTTTTCTAATTACAACTTCTCCCGTCTAGCATTTATCCGTATTTTAGCGCACATCCCATGCGCTGTAATCGAAAGTACTCCAAAATTAACCCAGATTATTAGGAGGCTCGCATAGCTCCCTCCACAGAAGTCGATAGTTACTTTAAACGTAGAGTATCCTGATGAATTCCAATGGGAAGCTCGTAATGAATCCTCATAGAACGGGGAAAAAGCAGGTTTTGACCACTCAGACAAATAGTAGAGAATGACCCTAGTGCTACTCTTTTGCTTCCAGTTATCCAATCATAACTAAGAAATATGAGTTGGCATCATAGGATGGGAGAGCAGGAGAGAGAAATGCAAGATACTTTAGAGCGTCTGAAAAAAGAGGTAAATGATCTAAAAAGGTCTGTTGAAGACTCTGAGTCTGGCTGACAGTGCCTCACTTGTTTAGAAAATTCTTGCTCGGGAGGACCGATAAGGAGGATCCTAGAGGAGCAACTTTCAAGGCTACTCTCAATAATAGTGATTATGCATTTGTCACAATTAGAAAAGGAGCATTAAGAGGAGGACACTATCATGACATCGAAACAACTCAGATTATTGTATATGGAAAGATAAAGTTTCAATTCGTTGACCCGCGGACCAGAAAACAATCAGAGACTATAGGTCTTCCAATGGAGATCATCCAGATACCTGCAGGCATAGCCCATATTGCCGAGGGTCTGGAAGACTCGATGTTCATCGAACCTGCTAAGGTTGGAAAAACCATCGAATACGAACCTCAACGAAAAAGAATTAGAGACATGCTTGAACGTTCGAAAACGTTGAGATAACAAAAACTTGAACAGAATGCTGGGGCAAAGAACTATAAGCCAAAAGATAAACAGACTAATAGAAACTTGTTTCGGAGCATCAAACAATGGAAATCATAAAAGTTTCAGATCTTAAGAAGGAGTATTCTGATGGAACCAAAGCCATTCAGGGGATATCATTCTCTGTAGAGGAGGGAGAATTCTTTGGATTCTTGGGCCCCAATGGAGCAGGGAAGAGCACGACGATCAAAATCCTGACGACTCTATTGCATAAAACCTCCGGGTCTGTTTCTGTAGGAGGTTATGATATCATCACCAATTCCAAGGCAGTAAGGAAGATGATAGGGGTTCAGAGTCAAGATACAGTTGTAGATGAAGACCTGACTGGCCGAGAGAACATGATACTGCAGGGTCATCTGCAGCAAATTTACGGAAAGGGTCTCGAGGATCGCGTTAACGAATTATTGAAGATTGTTGGATTAGAGGATGTAGCCGACAAGCGTGCGGCGTTTTACTCTGGAGGGATGAAGAAGAGGCTTGACCTTGCATCAAGTCTGGTGCATAGTCCGAAGGTATTGTTTCTTGATGAGCCTACTACAGGCCTCGACCCTCAATCAAGGGCTTCCATATGGTCTTACCTGCAGAAACTCAACAAAGAAGGGATAACGATATT
This window harbors:
- a CDS encoding ATP-binding cassette domain-containing protein; the protein is MEIIKVSDLKKEYSDGTKAIQGISFSVEEGEFFGFLGPNGAGKSTTIKILTTLLHKTSGSVSVGGYDIITNSKAVRKMIGVQSQDTVVDEDLTGRENMILQGHLQQIYGKGLEDRVNELLKIVGLEDVADKRAAFYSGGMKKRLDLASSLVHSPKVLFLDEPTTGLDPQSRASIWSYLQKLNKEGITIFLTTQYMEEADRLCQRLSIIDHGQIVAQGTPAHLKQEIGADTINLALNPDANGGRDLARKALGKLKGISNIIDSDNGLTVYAENGGYIIPDIVRALDESNISPSSLSLSTPTLDDVFLKHTGRRIRPEELRKDASAGRMLGRRRR